A single genomic interval of Lathyrus oleraceus cultivar Zhongwan6 chromosome 7, CAAS_Psat_ZW6_1.0, whole genome shotgun sequence harbors:
- the LOC127103860 gene encoding uncharacterized protein LOC127103860, whose product MPEPLSWWYKPDQHCAYHQGAPGHDIENIYSLKYEVQRLVRSRMVSFEDRAPNVKSNMLPAQVPHTFDKYAPYKYNATMIKDGQDVPLPASTLVVSIADVVKVTRSGRVFIPVFPKVVENVVVGNKAEVVVPLFDPINTPIFQSGESISLKSKDDNDEVLRLIKKSEFNVVEQLLQKPSKISTLSLLINFEAHHEAFQKVLEHAYVEHDVTVDQFHHIAANITTCNNLSFCDEELLEEARNHNMALLISMNYKEDALSNVLVDTGSSLNVLPKSTLARLSYQGAHMRYSGVIVMDIHPAYSCILGRPWIHEAGAVTSTLHQKLKFVKNGKLVIIGGEKALLVSHLSSFTYAEIEEAVGTPFQAFPVANVIQKTRASMSSLKDAQEIVQAGDTDNWGRVVGVV is encoded by the exons ATGCCTGAACCTCTTtcgtggtggtataagcctgatcagcattgtgcCTATCATCAAggggcacctggccatgatattgagaacaTTTATTCGTTGAAATATGAGGTTCAACGATTGGTAAGAAGTaggatggtgtcctttgaggatcgtgcaCCGAATGTTAAATCCAATATGTTACCCGCTCAAG TCCCGCATACATTTGATAAGTATGCGCCTTAcaagtataatgctactatgatCAAAGATGGACAAGATGTTCCTCTTCCTGCATCTACTTTAGTAGTAAGCATTGCTGACGTTGTCAAGGTAACCCGAAGCGGTCGAGTGTTCATTCCGGTATTCCCGAAGGTTGTTGAGAATGTTGTCGTTGGAAATAAGGCCGAGGTGGTTGTTCCTTTGTTTGATCCTATTAACACTCCAATTTTTCAGTCTGGTGAGTCCATCAGTTTGAAGAGCAAGGATGATAATGATGAAGTACTCCGCctgataaagaagagtgagtttaacGTCGTGGAGCAGTTACTCCAGAAGCCCTCCAAGATTTCTACTTTATCTCTATTAATAAATTTTGAAGCACACCATGAGGCTTTTCAAAAAGTACTTGAGCATGCCTACGttgaacatgatgttacggtTGATCAATTTCATCACATCGCTGCTAACATTACTACGTGCAATAATCTAAGTTTTTGTGATGAGGAGCTTCTAGAAGAAGCTAGGAATCATAATATGGCTCTCCTTATATCTATGAATTATAAGGAGGATGCCTTATCCAATGTCTTGGTAGACACAGGTTCATCTTTGAATGTTCTACCCAAGTCTACCTTGGCTAGGCTATCTTATCAAGGAGCACatatgagatatagtggtgtgatt gtaatggatatccacccagcctatagCTGCATATTAggtaggccatggattcatgaagcaggtGCTGTCACATcaactctacaccaaaagctcaaatttgtcaagaatgggaaaCTTGTTATTATTGGAGGTGAAAaggcattattggtgagccaCTTATCATCTTTCACGTATGCTGAAATCGAGGAAGCTGTTGGAACTCCATTTCAAGCTTTTCCTGTGGCTAATGTGATCCAGAAAACTAgggcatccatgtcttctttgaaagatgcgCAAGAGATTGTCCAGGCTGGGGACACAGACAATTGGGGTCGTGTCGTGGGAGTAGTTTAG